The following proteins are co-located in the Eleginops maclovinus isolate JMC-PN-2008 ecotype Puerto Natales chromosome 23, JC_Emac_rtc_rv5, whole genome shotgun sequence genome:
- the tdo2a gene encoding tryptophan 2,3-dioxygenase A, giving the protein MSGCPYFEKRHLLFKNKPPTTEEEEDASQAGVNKASKGGIIYGEYLQLDKIVSAQVLQSELKGNKIHDEHLFIVTHQAYELWFKQILFELDSVRHIFISGHVRDERNMLKVNTRIHRIVMIFRLLVDQFSVLETMTALDFFDFREYLTPASGFQSLQFRILENKIGVPDNLRVPYNRRHYRDNFKGHESEMLLATEQQPTLLKLVEEWLERTPGLEVDGFNFWERLEINIFDGLNKEKEKIETMEDSEDKEEMMVELVKQKELFTSLFDEKRHDHLLSKGERRLSYKALQGALMIYFYREEPRFQVPFQLLTSLMDIDTLMTKWRYNHVCMVHRMIGSKAGTGGSSGYHYLRSTVSDRYKVFVDLFNLATFLVPRHWVPKLNPNIHTFLYMAECCDSSYCSSEDSD; this is encoded by the exons ATGAGTGGATGTCCGTACTTTGAGAAGAGGCATTT GTTATTCAAAAACAAGCCTCCAACaacggaggaagaagaggatgccTCTCAGGCTGGGGTTAACAAGGCCAGCAAAGGAGGAATCATCTACGGAGAATACCTGCAG CTCGACAAAATAGTCTCGGCCCAGGTGTTACAGAGTGAGTTGAAGGGTAATAAGATCCATGATGAGCACCTCTTCATTGTCACCCATCAAG CCTATGAACTGTGGTTCAAACAGATTTTGTTCGAGCTGGATTCAGTGCGACACATATTCATCAGTGGACAC GTCAGAGATGAACGCAACATGCTCAAAGTCAACACTCGCATCCACAGGATTGTGATGATCTTCAGACTCTTGGTCGACCAGTTTTCAGTTTTGGAAACAATGACAGCTTTGGACTTTTTTGACTTTAG GGAATACCTAACTCCAGCCTCTGGATTCCAAAGCCTCCAGTTTCGTATCTTGGAGAACAAAATCGGGGTCCCGGACAACCTGAGGGTGCCATACAACAGACGCCATTACAGAGACAACTTCAAGGGGCATGAGAGTGAGATGCTGCTCGCCACTGAACAGCAGCCAACACTTCTAAAACTAGTCGAG GAGTGGCTGGAGAGAACTCCTGGCTTGGAGGTGGATGGATTCAATTTCTGGGAAAGGCTGGAAATCAATATATTTGATGGGCTGAacaaggagaaggaaaaaatCGAG acAATGGAGGAttcagaagacaaagaggaaATGATGGTTGAACTGGTCAAACAGAAAGAGCTGTTCACTTCTCTGTTTGATGAAAAGCGTCACGATCATCTGCTTAGCAAAG GTGAGAGGCGGCTATCTTACAAGGCTCTCCAAGGTGCCCTAATGATCTACTTTTAcag ggAAGAGCCAAGGTTTCAGGTTCCTTTCCAGCTGCTCACATCCCTCATGGATATTGACACCCTCATGACAAAATGGAGAT ACAATCATGTTTGCATGGTGCATCGCATGATTGGCAGCAAAGCCGGCACAGGGGGCTCGTCTGGCTACCACTACCTGAGATCCACTGTCAG tGACCGGTACAAAGTGTTTGTGGATCTGTTCAATCTGGCAACGTTCCTGGTGCCTCGCCACTGGGTGCCCAAGCTAAATCCCAACATCCACACGTTCCTGTACATGGCCGAATGCTGCGACAGCTCCTACTGCAGCAGTGAAGACTCAGACTAA
- the ctso gene encoding cathepsin O, giving the protein GAGHPYLVVVVTVSYLVFPLRCQNVSSAEAEKKFDVSAEDFDSFRETSHRFYKVNREEFKRRHVNFQNSTKRHAYLNSFSTAPQSAEYGINRFSTFSQKEFRDLFLRAHADRAPLFSGLKTEDVPAKFDWRDKAVVAPVQNQESCGSCWAFSVVGAIQSVYAIGGSQLQQLSVQQVLDCSFKNKGCNGGSIYQALDWLKQTRVKLVPQSEYPYKAKTGICHFFSQSHGGVSVKNFTAHDFSGQEEAMMGQLVERGPLAAIVDAVSWQDYLGGVIQHHCSSQHSNHAVLVVGYNTIGDVPYWIVQNSWGAAWGNKGYVYIKIGGNICGIADSVAAVFL; this is encoded by the exons GGAGCCGGACATCCATATCTGGTTGTAGTAGTGACCGTTTCCTATCTCGTCTTTCCGCTGCGTTGTCAAAATGTGAGCTCGGCTGAAGCTGAGAAAAAGTTCGATGTCTCTGCAGAAGATTTCGACTCGTTCAGGGAGACGTCTCACCGCTTTTATAAAGTCAACAGGGAGGAGTTCAAACGTCGTCATGTTAATTTCCAG AACTCTACAAAGCGTCATGCATACCTGAACTCATTCTCCACAGCACCACAGTCTGCCGAATATGGCATTAACCGGTTCTCCACCTTTTCTCAGAAGGAATTCAGAG ATCTCTTCCTGCGAGCGCATGCTGACAGAGCGCCTCTCTTCTCTGGGCTGAAAACAGAGGATGTCCCTGCCAAATTTGACTGGAGGGACAAAGCGGTGGTGGCACCAGTCCAGAACCAAGAATCA TGTGGGAGTTGTTGGGCATTCAGTGTGGTCGGTGCCATACAATCGGTCTATGCTATAGGAGGctctcagctgcagcagctcagtgTGCAGCAGGTTCTGGACTGCTCCTTCAAAAATAAAGGATGCAATGGAGGATCCATATATCAGGCCCTGGATTGGTTGAAGCAG ACCAGAGTGAAATTGGTGCCTCAGTCAGAGTATCCCTACAAGGCCAAGACAGGAATCTGCCATTTCTTCTCTCAGTCACATGGCGGCGTTTCTGTGAAGAACTTCACAGCACATGACTTCAG TGGTCAAGAGGAGGCAATGATGGGTCAGCTGGTGGAGCGTGGGCCCTTGGCTGCGATCGTGGATGCTGTCAGCTGGCAGGACTACCTAGGTGGAGTCATCCAACACCACTGCTCCAGCCAGCACTCTAACCATGCCGTCTTGGTGGTTGGATACAACACTATTG GGGATGTTCCATACTGGATTGTGCAAAACTCCTGGGGAGCCGCATGGGGAAACAAGggttatgtttatataaaaattGGTGGAAACATTTGCG GTATTGCAGATTCTGTGGCAGCAGTTTTCCTCTGA